DNA from Musa acuminata AAA Group cultivar baxijiao chromosome BXJ1-5, Cavendish_Baxijiao_AAA, whole genome shotgun sequence:
TACCAGCTAACCCAGATGCATCTCCCTCTCGCCGGCGCCTCCACGAACTGGAAAGAAGGGCCCATGTGACATCTCCTCCGCTGGGTTCCCCCACTGGTCCGCTGCCTCCGCGGTACCTCCCGACCTTCGCGATTAAGCTTCACTCAGAAAGGCTGCGCTGCATCTCGTCACGGTATGACGTGGCGAGATTGATGACCATCCACTCGGTCAACAAAACACTATTCTTTGTTTTCTTCCGTTCCCTCCAGGGGCGCAGAGCCCTCCCAACGAGCCGAAACACCCAGCGGAAGCACCTTCTGGGCCCCACAACAGAAATCAACATGGCCCACCTTCTATATAGGAACCGAGCCTTCCGGGGTTTCCCTCCGtactccccacccccccccccccccccccgcctgcTCGAGTGCACCATGAGCTCCGCCAACGAGAACCAACAACGCGGAGAGGAGACGGCTGCAGCCCGCAACGAGCCCCGCGCCCCTGAGCATTTCGCCAAGTTCTTCGAGTGCTGGCTCGCCGAGCAAGAACGCGACCTGCAAGTCCTCCGTACCGCAGCCGCTTCCGCCGGCGAGGAGCTCCGGCTTCGACCCCTCGTTGACCGGGTCCTCGGCCACTACGAGTACTACTACTGCGCCAAGGCCGCCTCCGTCCGCCGCGACGTGCTCCCCATGTTCAACCCCACGTGGACGTCCTCCACGGAGAACCTCTTCCTTTGGGCCGGCGGCTGGCGGCCCACCATGGCTTTCCACCTCCTCTACTCCAAGTCCGGCCTCCAGTTCGAGCCCCGGCTTCTCGAGCTGATCGTCGGCAACCCCACGCGCGACCTGGCCGACCTGAGCCCCGACCAGCTGGAGCGCATCGATGGGCTCCACCGGCTGACGGTGCGGCTGGAGAAGGAGATATATGAAGAGGAGGCGCAGGTGCAGGAGTCGGTGGCGGACGCACGGATGGTGGAGCTGACGCATGCGTTGGCGGAGTCAGAGGAGGTAGAAGCTGATGCCATGGAGCAGGAGATGAAGAGGAAACGGGACAGGATGAACGAGGTGTTGCAGAGGGCGGATCAGCTGAGGCTGGAGACGCTGAAGGGGCTGGTGGAGATACTGAAGCCGGTGCAGGCGGTGCATTTCTTGATCGCGGCTGCGGAGCTTCACCTCAAAGTGCACGAGTTTGGGAAGAGCAAggacgctgccgctgccgctgccgctactGGCCGACCAGAGTAAGGCAGGTGTTTAACTGCATCTTGTATCTGTTATTGGGATGGTCTGTTTTAAGTTGAGCATAAAGCACACTAACTACTACCACTTGTGACATGTACTTATGCTTAGTTAGCATGTAGAACATTAGCATTATATCCTAATCCAATGGATCCCGTCGGACCCGTTTATAATCC
Protein-coding regions in this window:
- the LOC103986471 gene encoding protein DOG1-like 3, with the protein product MSSANENQQRGEETAAARNEPRAPEHFAKFFECWLAEQERDLQVLRTAAASAGEELRLRPLVDRVLGHYEYYYCAKAASVRRDVLPMFNPTWTSSTENLFLWAGGWRPTMAFHLLYSKSGLQFEPRLLELIVGNPTRDLADLSPDQLERIDGLHRLTVRLEKEIYEEEAQVQESVADARMVELTHALAESEEVEADAMEQEMKRKRDRMNEVLQRADQLRLETLKGLVEILKPVQAVHFLIAAAELHLKVHEFGKSKDAAAAAAATGRPE